DNA from Elaeis guineensis isolate ETL-2024a chromosome 2, EG11, whole genome shotgun sequence:
TCAGATattttatattcaaaaaaagATTTCACACACAGTTTTTTCATatcatgattttatatttaaaagctgTTCTTGTAGTTTATGAACATTCTCCTTTTAGAAACAAACTTCAGTTTTGAATTtgcatatttcaaaattcaaaacaaGTCAAGAAGGAAAGTTCACAAATACAAAGATTTCAAGGATCTTTTGGTTTTAAAATGAGTTTTTTGTGATTTAAGAACATTATCATCTTAACAAATAAGCTTTTTTTTGGAATTACAATATGCAAATTTCAGAACATTGGAGTTTGGAAAATGGTTTGTGTTTACATAAGTTTCCTTGTATGGGCTAAATTCATTAGAAAGCCTTTTGTAGTTTCTGGAGCGTCCTGTTTCAATTATTAAACTTCTGTAATCACATGTTTAGTTTTTCAAAAGTTTTAAGTTTGAAAGttgtttttttcaaaataaattagagcATTATACTTTTGATAACAAAACTCCccttttgaaatttgtattttttgaatttaaaattttaggtttagAAATAATTTGCTTTCATCGAGTTTTCTGATGTTGTGATTTTATGTCAAAAAGTGTTTTTTGTTGCCTATGAACATTCCCCATATAAAAACTAATCTCTATTTTTGAAATCACAATTTTGTTATTCAATACTTTATCCAAAAGAGGTGTTCCCCGTGAAAAAGTCAAATATTCTTCTATATTGAGACGGGCTTTTATGATTTACTCTTAAAATCACATGTTTTAAAGCACAAAAATATTTAGTCAAATGGAAGGATTCACACATTAAAAAGTACAAACCTTTTTCaaatcatgatattttttcaatttgaaattttatcattttttaataATCTTAATTTAGCAACCAAAATTCCTTTGGCCATCTCaagtttcaaaaatacttttcACAGCTTATGAACATTCTTATTTGAACAACTAAGCTACAAgtttgaaatcaaatattttcaaattaaaaaatcttCAGTTTCAAACTTGTTTTTTGAATTATAAACCTTTCTCatgttcataattttattttttcaaaagggTTCTGTGATTTATGGTCGTTATATCTTTGACAACTCCACTTGTGAAATCACATGTTTcggaatttaaaaaatttgagtttTAAAGAGTGTTTTGGCGCTTAATTTTCTAGTTTTTTGTGAAGACCTTTGGTTATGTATGAATCTATCCTTTTAACAATTAAAAATTACACTTTTAAATTTGCGAGTTTTATAATTCAACCATTTTGAGTCCAAGATATTGTTGTCCATTTACATTATGTTCTTTAATCCTGATGTTTTTTCAAAAAGGCCATCATTTATGAACATTCCCAATTTAAGTACTAAATTCACACTAGATATTGCTGTTTTGGAAATTTAAAAATTGTACCATGAATATAGATGGCTTCATTGTTGTGGAATTTTCTTTTCATTGTTATTTTGTTTCCAAAAAATGCTTTTGGAAGTTTTTCATTATTCTCATTTCAATAACCACAGCGCtcttttgaaattgatattttcAATACCGtgagatttttattttgaaaagatggtTATAATCTTGATCTTTGcaattgcaaaatttttctcatgTTCATGATCTTTGCAATTGCAAATGGTGGAGCATGGAGATGCAATAAGTTATACCTGTGTTTTTGTACAGATAGGTGGTTTCCTATCTGCTGCAATTCAGGGTTTTTCTACACGGACAAGGATAGTCTTCCATGTCTAGGATTTGTTTGAGGGATCTAGTAGGAATGGGAAGATCTAGGTTGGTAATGAAATGAGGCATCAGGTAATTTTCTTCATGAAGAAGGGAGTGAGAGCAGAAGAATTAATATGATCTATAGCTCGTTTCTACCAAGCTCTTCATTACTTAGGAAAATCCTTCCAACAACACGCAATTCATACACATGACAACTAAAGCTACtttgtttttttttctatctttttttttataaaaaaaataaaggatgaaAACCCAACAAAAATCATTAGGCTCATGAAAAACTGACAACCATTTGAACATAGTTTATAGCATCCTACAAAAGGAAGATCATAGAACTTTCTCtcaaaaaatcatcaaaagaGGGAAGCCCTATTTactcatggatttttttttcttttttcctcctcttttttgtGAACGGGACGGATCATACAGCTCTAGTGTGGATACATTCTAGGgggttagaaaataaaatttttctaaattgtaTTGGAAGATTGTAGGAAGACACCCATATGGTTGCTCCTGTATGTTTAGCAACATAAGATGTGACCTAGTTACTAGTACAATTCACCTCAACTCCCGAAGAAAACACTCTTACTCGTGGAGTGTCCGTTGGACTAGTACAATAGATCTCCTAGACAAACATGTCTTGTTTTTCAAAATACCATAAAACATAGTCAAATTCATATTTAAAGATTAGACTATCAGCTCAACTACTGCTGGATGTTACTGCCTCTTTGTAACTCTACATGAACTTACAGCAGGAACACATTTGTAGTAGAAAATGTTGCCATTATCTTTTCATGGTCGACTCATTTGTTCCAAGATGAAAGCTGAACAAACAtaataaaacttaattttttgtaaaaaaaataacacACTTATTTGAGCTTCATGATTGACAGGTATGGATCTATTGTTCAAAGTTTCAaataatcaacttttgattcttATAATAGTACATTTAAGCATTTACTGAAGCTCTTGATAAAACTAACAGTTTTTTCTTTAAGACCAAGAAACAATTCAGATTTAAATGGTGATGCAGCACAGGTGATGTCAATATACATGTTATCAAGCATCTTGCAACTCTTGAGAATAATCATACCAGCTTAATTTCCTTGTTGCAGTCCTTTAGGAAGTTTTTGAGGATGAAACTTGGTCCACCAATGCAAGAAGTGGATTTGGTACTGAAAAGAAGAAGCAAGTGGGAAGATAGGGCACTTTTTCCAATTCTCACTCTCTTCAAACTATCCATGTTGTTCTCCAATCTCTGAAATGTCAAAGCAAAACAATCAAATGAGGAATTAAAATGTGTTAAGTATGGTTTGAGAACATACCGAAGATGGTCTCAGATCACTGACGTTAATAATCAGAGACTCAACATTATGGTAGTCCCTAGTTAAATAGGCAATTCCTGGAAGATGCCACTCATCCAATCAGATTCCAATTCCTGACATAACCCTGAAACAGTTTCAAAATTTTGTGCATGTCTAAAGGTAGAAACCTGAACATATTGATGGGTGTTCCTATATGAAATTGTAGTCCATACTAAAAATGACAGCTCACTAGAAGAATATATTGACATTTCTTAATCTGCACATCTGAAATTGAAAGAGTAGTCTAAGGACTGAGTAAAAATTTTTCCTATAACCATACCCAACAAGCCTGGAAGAAAAGCAAGCAAATCATATGCCTATGTTTAAGCAAGCATGGTTGTTAATCTTAGCTGATTTAGATAGAGAACATGAGTTGACATAAGCATACACATGCTTTTCTGGGTTTTTCTGCTTCTTGGTATATCAACTGGAACGCATGGAAGATTTAGACTGGTAAAACATATTGTTATTTTTTGGAAGTAACAAAAGCATGTAATCAAAATTGATTGGAAACAAAAGGCAACATCTTATCTTGGATATTTGCCAGTGGATCTacattaagataaaaataaactTAACCTTACCAGAGTCTACATCCTGAGAATTTTATAAAATCAGGATTTGCGATGATCCAACAATTAGATATATGAATTGGTTGAATTCCAAACCACTTTGACCACGAAACCAGGTATGAAGTAATATGATCAGTATTGCATGTTCAGAAAGTTGACCTATAAGATTATTATGCATTATATATGCAGGTGGTTGGGTTATCCTTAATAATATATTGAAAAATTTCAACTTCACCTGGCATAAATTTGGTATAACTATTCCATTTCCCTCTTTGTATAAGCTCTTTTAAATACCAAGCCATGAGTTAGAATTGAGACAATTAGGGTGAAACTAAGTGGTATCATGTGCTATCTGTGGATTATATAATGTTGATATAAGAGATAATaagcttaaaaaaataaattcaattatagattaaaaataatgtTAAATTCTAAGTTGGAAAACTAGAAAAAGCTTTTGGAGGATAGAGTATATATTTTGAAGGGATATCACCTGAGCttgaatatatataaaatatcagaTAGACAAATCTAATAATTAAGATTTAAGCAGTGCAGGTGAAGAGGTACTTCTAAGTTGTTATAAAAGATCAAGATTTCCTTTATAAGACAAGGGGGAAAAAtgagattaaaataaaaaaaaatacaagattcTAATAAAGATGGCATTTTTCATATGGCTGATAATGCAAGATTATTAACAAGGTCTATGCACTGATGACAAGTGTAATGGACATAAAAATGTAGACATAATTGTGCATAACAAATTAACTAAGGTTGCTAAAAAGTTTAAAAAGCTTAAAAGAGCTAAAGAGTAAATAAATTGAAGAAAGATTAGGATTTTATACCAATAAACCACGTGGTAATAGAGAGCCAAATGAAATGTTATGGTCCAGGGCACTTAAGATTTTCAAAGGCCCTCATAAGAAGAGGAACTAGGATTTGTCAGGACAGTTTAAAAGAATCGATGGAAATCGTCCGGAAATATTCTAAAAAGCTTGATGGAGCATGAATTCTAACACCTAACACTAGGGTTTCAGAAATGAAAGCAGTACTATTATTCAAACTTCCATCCATTCTAGGCTAGGTGTTCAAAAATGAAAGCAGTACTATCAAGAGTATCAGGTTTTTTGCAGAAGACTGATTTGAAGCTGATTCTTTGAAACACAGAAAGAAAGTTCTGCCTTTCTTTGAACTTCTCAATCTAAAAGTTGATATAAGTTGATTACTTGTCtgtctttgttttttcttttctgcaTTCCCACTTATCTTAACGCAATCAGTTACATTTTGCTTctgtctcaagaaaagaaaaagaaaacatataGCTTCAAAGAGGACTAAATGGCAAAGAAGAATGTTTTATCTCTGCAACAAAAAGCTTAAATAAGTTGCAAAAGGGCTTCATCTgccttcttctttttgaagatatgtGATCTAAATAAGAGTTCTTAAATAGGAGTGCAAAACCAACTTATTCTATGTATCAGTAAATATCTTGTTTGTAGAATTGCAGAGTATCAAATGAAACAACATGTTTTGCAAGAACTCAATATCCTCCACTCAGGCTTAGCCAATTCTCACGCTTCATATGTGAAGGAAATGTAGACTCATAATTGTACATACGTTACCATACCACTTCTTCAAACCCCTCCActgaaaaaaggaagaaaaaaagaattggACCTTTTTGATtcatagaaaagaaagaaagaaagaaaatggaaCATACAGAAACAAGGTCAATAATTATATCATGTTATCACACATAAATTGTAGTTGCTAGGCCTTTGAATAGGCTAGACTGTTTGATTAATGACAAGAGAAATAAATGAAGGAAATCAGCTATGAATAGTGGAAGATGATGTTTATAACTTGAAATTATGAGAAAACCCAACAGTTATGTTACATAAACCAAAAGAAAATTGACATCAACTATTTATATTAAGATCCCACAAAAGGAGGAAGTGCAAGGAGCACATGTATGGGAATAGATTTGTTTCTTACACTAAGCTAACAAAATTTCCAACTGCTGGCATCGAAGTAGGGAACAATATTATTATCGATTTATATTTGTATTATTGGTGCTTTATTTATGGTGTTATAGTGTTCTCAGTCCCTAAGCTACCAAAGGAAACCCTACGAAGAAACGGAACATTCTCAACTAAATGCACAGTAGATCCAAGGCCCGGCTCGGTTGGGCCGGCCTGAACCAAATTGGAACCCAGCCATATCTGGCAATCTTTTTGATTGAACGTATCTGGTTATCTTAGACGAGCCGTGAAACCGCCGGCTTCTTCTTCCCGGGATCTCCGGAGCCAGGGAGCACGCTATCTCTCCCACCTCTATAAAACCCTCCGCGACCCTACGATTCCTACTGCTTAATTCCCACTTGTCTTTTTCTTCCCTTCCTCGACTTTTTGATCGCCGCAACGCCGCCCCTGTTCCACGGCTATTTTGGTTTCACCACGCCGGCGACGAGGTAATATGAACCTCTCCGTCACCCGTGCTGTCATCCGATCGGTCCTCTTCAGCGTGATTCTGCAGCCAGACGGAATAGATCGATGAATCGCTGGGATTTAACGGGGATCCCGACTTCCCTGTTTTAGCTGCGCCGATCGCTCCCTATTTCCGTAACGTTAACGGCCTTGGCCGCGCATCCGGCCATGACCTTCGCTCGCTGCCGCACTACGCCGCTGTGGACAACACCCTCCGGCCACCGCCAAGCCATCGCTTCCCCCCCCTCTTCCGCTCCGAGAGAAAACACGAAGGTGTTTGTTTTTatctccctcctctttctctctcttctatcTCTTTTCTCTCGGTTTTGACGGAAGATGAATCGGAAACACGGGAGTTTCGGGACTTCTATTTCTAATAGGTGTTAGAGTTTTGGTCGGACTTCAGAGTCTTTCCTGGGCCGTAACTATAAATACAACCCAGAAGAGGTCCTTTCTCCCTATCGTTTGTTACTTCGGTTCAGCCATGGCATCCGATtctgaaaaaagagaagaaaaacaatGGTCCGAATTTCCAGAAGAGCTTTTAGTTCTCATCTTCAAGAAGTTACGTCTCATCTCCGACTGCATCCGCTTCGGCGGCGTCTGCAAATCATGGCGGTCGGCCTCGCAGCCGACCGCTGCCACCAGTAGTCTCCATCCTCAACTCCCACTTCTCTTACTCCCCTACCTGTGCTTCACCGATTCCCGTTCCTTCTTCAGCCTCTCCACCAACAGCATCCACACCCTCTCCCTCCCTAACACTTGCTGCAAGGAAATCCTCGCATCATCTCATGGTTGGCTGCTGCTGGCGGACTTTAAGACCAAGGCAATCTCCTTGTTGAACCCCATCACCGAGGCACAAATCCAGCTTCCTCCACTCCCCGAATACCACCCCGAAATTGATGGCACGAATTTAACCACGGTCGTACCTCACAAGGGTGTCATATCCTCAAGCCCAAGTTCGGCTGAGCATGATTGCGTCGTGATAACGATTACGTGCCAACCTTGGAAATCTCATAGGAGACATGTGAACTTCTGTAGACCGGGCCGAGATGAAGTCTGGACAAAACTGAAAACATCTCCTATCTTAGATTCTGTCGTGTATAGTAAGGGGCGATTTTATATGCTGGACCTCGCTGGAGTTGTTACCGTCTATGATGCTGTTGATCCTTCCGTGAAGATCCTTTCACTGCCGAAACCTGCTTTCGCCCTCCAATATTTCTTAGTGAAGGCATCAGAAACGGAGCTGTTGTTCTGTGCCTATTCCAGAGAGTTGTCTGGTGGAATGGATTTGCGACATTTTAAGATGGATTTGAGTGGACAGATGCTTGAATGGTCCGAGATAGACGGTATAGGAGATAAAGCATTGTTTTTGACGCGAGAAAAATGCTCATGCTCGATGGTCTGTGCTAGGGACTTTCCTGGATGCAAAGAAGGTTGCGTTTATTATGAAACTCCTTTCTTCGACGACGATCTTGTTGATGCTTTCTTGCCTCAAAACCATAATATCAAAGTAATTAACATAAAGGACGGCAGTTATGAGTTCATACGGTGCGCTGCTCTGGGGACGTCTGCAAAACATCTAATGGCTCCTGTCTGGTTTACACCTAGCCTCTATTGAGGTCCCTTGCCGGCTCCAAAATTTATTGCAATTATATCTTGGCTTATTTGTGATTGCACTAGTTGGAATAAAAGTACTTAACATGTGAGTCTTAGTTTTATTAAGATAAATTCAGTTTTAGGATTATTGACTGAAATGTACCTGGGTTGTTTGGAACTTACACAGGACTTCACTCCTACTTTGATTAGAAGATAAGAGGCCCAGatgcctttttttctttttttgtgtgtCTTTATGTTTTTTCAGTGTGTCTTTATGGTGTTTGGCTCTTTGCAAAgtcttgtaattttttattaataaaattgagatTAGTAAAAAGTTATTTGTCAAAAGTTCATGCAGGTCCCTAGTGATCCATCTCAAAGCACTCTGCTGATTCAACATCGCAGAGGGAATGGAACAGTGCACTTAAGCAGCTTGTCTATGGACAGGATTCCACATTAAGCTGTAGATCTTTGGATGCTATGATGTAAAACGTAGCTTACACATTGGGTGATGTTGCATGTCATGGGACCAGTGTGGAGATTGAATTCTGTGAGCTAGTGTTAAAgtggaggcagagtatgtcatgaAAAAATGCACCTATTCCAGCATCCCTGGCGAACAAGAATTCTTCCTCTGTTTTAGCCCATCAGACTAATATGTTTCGTATGGAAGTATAGAAGACTGATCTAGCTTGCTCTCGAGAGGttttcttttcatattctttctttgagaggaagggaaggagatCCACCAGCGCTATAAGTATGCAGGTCTAGATTTCTGAAAATGCATCCAAATCTTTTGGTTGTTAAGTGGAGGCTTATTGCTGCTAGGCCACGAATAAGCTGGCTTCTTTCCCTACCAGTCTTTTCTAGACTAAATTCAAGGGGTTAATACACTAAATTCAAGGGGTTAATAGGGttatatctcattattttttaattctcTCACCTTCTATTATTCATGTTTGCAAACATCGAATGAATAATGTGCATGGCACCTGAATCAAGACAATGTAGTGGTTTTTGGATTTGTGTGATGCTTGACCTAGTTTGGCTTGAACAAATTATACACCTTTGAAATTTCTTTCCAAATTTAACTAAATTTGTGAAATCCAATGCAATTAATCGATTAGTTAAATtttctattgaaattatcatttgaaAGAAAACTCATCTAGATCCGCATGACGCCTGTCATTGTTCAGATCCAACCTAGACGTAGAACGGTTCTCGTTTGAGCTTCCTTGCTTTTGATGTGGTTTCA
Protein-coding regions in this window:
- the LOC114914204 gene encoding F-box protein At2g26160-like; this encodes MASDSEKREEKQWSEFPEELLVLIFKKLRLISDCIRFGGVCKSWRSASQPTAATSSLHPQLPLLLLPYLCFTDSRSFFSLSTNSIHTLSLPNTCCKEILASSHGWLLLADFKTKAISLLNPITEAQIQLPPLPEYHPEIDGTNLTTVVPHKGVISSSPSSAEHDCVVITITCQPWKSHRRHVNFCRPGRDEVWTKLKTSPILDSVVYSKGRFYMLDLAGVVTVYDAVDPSVKILSLPKPAFALQYFLVKASETELLFCAYSRELSGGMDLRHFKMDLSGQMLEWSEIDGIGDKALFLTREKCSCSMVCARDFPGCKEGCVYYETPFFDDDLVDAFLPQNHNIKVINIKDGSYEFIRCAALGTSAKHLMAPVWFTPSLY